The following are encoded in a window of Kitasatospora fiedleri genomic DNA:
- a CDS encoding GNAT family N-acetyltransferase, whose protein sequence is MRIRTGGPESAAVLLSLLDGAVDWLAARGRTDQWGPVPWSRRPGAVERAERVTAEHLVRIAWPDGGSGDGAGGSGDGGAYRVAGGSGEGGPLGICVLADRAPAGLPAAGEPELFVRWLVTDPAHRGAGVGAALIADARRLARERGVGLLRVDCYAGGDGRLVAQYERLGFTRTAAFTEDRPTGPWPGQLLELRTT, encoded by the coding sequence ATGCGCATCCGTACCGGAGGACCGGAGTCCGCCGCCGTCCTGCTCTCCCTGCTCGACGGCGCGGTCGACTGGCTGGCCGCCCGGGGCCGCACCGACCAGTGGGGCCCGGTGCCCTGGTCGCGGCGTCCGGGCGCGGTCGAACGGGCCGAGCGGGTCACGGCGGAGCACCTGGTCCGGATCGCCTGGCCCGACGGCGGTAGCGGCGACGGCGCGGGCGGTAGCGGTGACGGCGGCGCCTACCGCGTCGCGGGCGGTAGCGGCGAGGGCGGCCCGCTCGGCATCTGCGTGCTGGCCGACCGCGCCCCCGCGGGCCTCCCGGCGGCGGGCGAGCCGGAGCTGTTCGTCCGCTGGCTGGTGACCGACCCGGCCCACCGCGGGGCGGGCGTCGGGGCGGCCCTGATCGCGGACGCCCGCCGCCTGGCCCGCGAGCGCGGCGTCGGCCTGCTGCGGGTGGACTGCTACGCGGGCGGCGACGGCCGGCTGGTCGCCCAGTACGAGCGGCTCGGGTTCACCCGCACCGCCGCGTTCACCGAGGACCGGCCGACCGGCCCGTGGCCCGGGCAGCTGCTGGAGCTGCGCACGACTTGA
- the thpR gene encoding RNA 2',3'-cyclic phosphodiesterase produces the protein MRLFVAVNPPARAKQELVDAVQPLRALPGADRLRWTEPAGWHLTLAFLGEVPADEVAALERELARLASTHSVHRLRLAGAGTFGERALWAGVEGDVQALRRLAADVRAALDATDEERGFHPHLTLARAATTRGRGPDGPGGPRALAAPLRDFRGTPWTAARIQLMRSETGYGPARYTVVEGWPLGA, from the coding sequence ATGAGGCTCTTCGTCGCCGTGAACCCGCCGGCCCGCGCCAAGCAGGAACTCGTCGACGCCGTACAGCCCCTGCGAGCCCTCCCCGGCGCGGACCGGCTGCGCTGGACCGAACCCGCCGGATGGCACCTCACGCTGGCCTTCCTGGGCGAGGTCCCGGCCGACGAGGTGGCCGCGCTGGAACGGGAGCTGGCCCGGCTGGCGAGCACCCACTCGGTGCACCGGCTGCGCCTGGCCGGGGCCGGCACCTTCGGCGAACGGGCGCTCTGGGCGGGCGTCGAGGGGGACGTCCAGGCCCTGCGCCGGCTGGCGGCGGACGTGCGGGCGGCGCTCGACGCCACCGACGAGGAACGCGGCTTCCACCCCCACCTGACCCTGGCCCGGGCCGCGACCACCCGCGGCCGCGGGCCCGACGGCCCGGGCGGGCCGCGGGCGCTGGCCGCCCCCCTGCGGGACTTCCGGGGCACGCCGTGGACGGCCGCCCGAATCCAGTTGATGCGCAGCGAGACGGGCTACGGCCCGGCCCGCTACACGGTGGTGGAGGGCTGGCCGCTGGGGGCGTGA
- a CDS encoding glycoside hydrolase family 35 protein — translation MLTYDSTGFRLDGRPLRILSGAVHYFRSRPEQWADRLAAVRAMGLNTVETYVPWNLHEPAPGRYARLDELGAFLDEAHRQGLWTIVRPGPYICAEWDNGGLPGWLTARLGRRVRSSDPEYLAAVDAYFDALLPQVVGRQWGRPGGGVLMVQVENEYGSFGGDAAYLDHLARGLRERGIAVPLFTSDGPEDHLLAAGTVPGVLATVNFGSDPEGAFAVLRRHRPEDPPFCMEFWNGWFDHWGEPHHTRDAADAADTLRRLLAAGGSVNLYMAHGGTNFGTTAGANHADPPFNSTDWTHSPYQPTTTSYDYDAPLDERGLPTAKFDAFRQVIAEFAAEQPELVRYLDEREPALPAPAPLLAAREVLLDECAELPFGPAVTAPVPPSFEELGLEHGLVRYTATVPALSPELPLTVEGLCDRAALRVDGEHVASLERGVPAEPVAAGGGARIRLLVESLGRVNYGPQTGEAKGLTGVRHERQYLHGWQAEPLVLDPLPEPAAWSPGAPAPELLARGTLHLDAPGDAFLAVPEGGHGYLWVNGFLLGRYDARGPQHALYCPWPLLRPGPNTLALLELGTTAPARVVLRDTPDLG, via the coding sequence ATGCTCACTTACGACTCGACCGGGTTTCGCCTCGACGGGCGGCCGCTGCGCATCCTGTCCGGCGCGGTGCACTACTTCCGCAGCCGCCCCGAGCAGTGGGCCGACCGGCTCGCGGCGGTGCGGGCGATGGGGTTGAACACGGTCGAGACGTACGTGCCGTGGAACCTGCACGAGCCCGCGCCCGGCCGGTACGCGCGGCTGGACGAGCTCGGGGCATTCCTCGACGAGGCGCACCGGCAGGGGCTGTGGACGATCGTCCGGCCCGGCCCGTACATCTGCGCCGAGTGGGACAACGGCGGGCTGCCCGGCTGGCTCACCGCCCGGCTCGGCCGGCGGGTCCGCAGCAGCGACCCGGAGTACCTGGCCGCCGTCGACGCCTACTTCGACGCGCTGCTCCCGCAGGTGGTCGGGCGGCAGTGGGGCCGCCCCGGCGGCGGCGTGCTGATGGTGCAGGTCGAGAACGAGTACGGGTCGTTCGGCGGCGACGCCGCGTACCTGGACCACCTGGCCCGCGGGCTGCGCGAGCGCGGGATCGCCGTCCCGCTGTTCACCTCCGACGGCCCCGAGGACCACCTGCTCGCGGCCGGCACCGTCCCCGGCGTGCTGGCCACCGTCAACTTCGGCTCCGACCCGGAGGGCGCCTTCGCCGTGCTGCGCCGCCACCGCCCCGAGGACCCGCCGTTCTGCATGGAGTTCTGGAACGGCTGGTTCGACCACTGGGGCGAGCCGCACCACACCCGGGACGCCGCCGACGCCGCCGACACGCTGCGCCGCCTGCTCGCCGCCGGCGGCTCGGTCAACCTCTACATGGCCCACGGCGGCACCAACTTCGGCACCACCGCCGGCGCCAACCACGCCGACCCGCCGTTCAACTCCACCGACTGGACGCACTCCCCCTACCAGCCGACCACCACCTCCTACGACTACGACGCCCCGCTCGACGAACGCGGCCTGCCCACCGCCAAGTTCGACGCCTTCCGGCAGGTCATCGCCGAGTTCGCCGCCGAGCAGCCGGAACTCGTCCGCTACCTGGACGAGCGCGAGCCCGCACTGCCCGCCCCCGCACCGCTGCTGGCGGCCCGCGAGGTGCTCCTCGACGAGTGCGCCGAGCTGCCGTTCGGGCCCGCCGTCACCGCCCCCGTGCCGCCGTCGTTCGAGGAGCTCGGGCTGGAGCACGGCCTGGTCCGCTACACCGCGACGGTGCCCGCGCTCAGCCCCGAACTCCCGCTCACCGTCGAGGGGTTGTGCGACCGGGCCGCCCTGCGGGTGGACGGCGAGCACGTCGCCTCGCTCGAACGGGGCGTTCCCGCCGAGCCGGTCGCCGCGGGCGGCGGCGCCCGCATCCGGCTGCTGGTCGAATCGCTCGGCCGGGTCAACTACGGGCCGCAGACCGGCGAGGCCAAGGGCCTCACCGGCGTCCGCCACGAACGCCAGTACCTGCACGGCTGGCAGGCCGAGCCGCTCGTCCTCGACCCGCTCCCCGAACCCGCCGCCTGGTCCCCCGGCGCCCCCGCCCCGGAACTCCTCGCCCGCGGCACCCTCCACCTCGACGCCCCCGGCGACGCCTTCCTCGCCGTCCCCGAGGGCGGGCACGGCTACCTCTGGGTCAACGGCTTCCTGCTCGGCCGCTACGACGCCCGCGGCCCCCAGCACGCCCTGTACTGCCCCTGGCCCCTCCTCCGCCCGGGCCCCAACACACTCGCCCTGCTGGAACTCGGCACCACCGCCCCCGCCCGCGTCGTCCTCCGCGATACCCCGGACCTGGGCTGA
- a CDS encoding ParB N-terminal domain-containing protein gives MGSGAVCDDSFAGYRTQVQSIDKIEQLIRIGPVGGPETMLIIFFHALFSGCAAWVDRIAFFLMADGLNRLVGRVEVESLDVAISDLSVTRRPHGRGNLQPLVASIRKCGLLEPLLIGPDGVLLSGYRRHEASIAVGLETVECVRIADVVEACSIVREHLLRVPCEGAVPMTVRERMDLAMSLHSLPKPDVDFSMDFTYDTHVAPAVGLSSRVYWRIRSTIGKSNESASEPGSDALRARKVLSLMLEAVDFEFAGWSSAKVVAHLHGLLRSGGEIPNSLDNIAPRVGRASFSHWAPLPEQPSDYIAGSGATSIRSCADIRRAVDALSGVCVGLSGVVEVGEMGKGDRDYLVRELKTCKRVLIHMLKIMQGVSDV, from the coding sequence ATGGGCTCAGGTGCGGTATGTGACGATTCATTTGCTGGGTACCGAACGCAAGTTCAATCAATCGATAAAATCGAACAATTGATCCGAATTGGCCCTGTCGGCGGACCCGAGACAATGCTTATTATATTTTTTCACGCATTATTCTCCGGTTGCGCTGCCTGGGTGGATCGGATAGCTTTCTTTCTCATGGCGGATGGATTAAACCGTCTTGTGGGAAGGGTGGAAGTGGAAAGTTTGGATGTCGCCATCAGTGATCTCTCGGTGACGAGGCGGCCCCATGGTCGCGGAAACCTGCAGCCGCTGGTGGCTTCCATCAGGAAATGCGGACTTCTGGAGCCGTTGCTGATCGGCCCGGACGGGGTGCTCCTGAGTGGGTATAGGCGGCATGAGGCCAGCATTGCAGTCGGGCTCGAAACGGTCGAATGCGTTCGCATTGCTGACGTAGTAGAGGCATGTTCGATTGTTCGCGAACATCTTCTTCGTGTGCCATGTGAAGGGGCGGTTCCGATGACTGTCAGGGAGCGCATGGATCTGGCGATGAGCCTACACTCCCTTCCGAAGCCCGATGTGGACTTCTCGATGGACTTTACATATGACACCCATGTAGCTCCTGCAGTCGGCCTTTCATCTAGAGTTTACTGGAGAATTCGGTCGACCATCGGAAAATCCAATGAAAGTGCAAGCGAGCCTGGTTCTGATGCTTTGCGGGCGCGCAAGGTCTTGTCTCTCATGTTGGAGGCTGTCGATTTCGAGTTTGCGGGCTGGTCTTCGGCGAAGGTTGTCGCGCATTTGCATGGACTCCTGCGGAGTGGGGGCGAGATTCCGAATTCATTGGATAATATTGCTCCGAGGGTTGGTAGGGCGAGTTTCTCCCACTGGGCCCCCCTGCCGGAGCAGCCAAGTGATTATATTGCAGGGAGTGGCGCGACAAGCATTAGGTCTTGTGCGGACATCAGGCGTGCGGTGGATGCCCTATCGGGTGTTTGTGTTGGGCTTTCCGGGGTTGTGGAGGTGGGGGAAATGGGCAAGGGGGATCGCGACTATCTTGTACGAGAACTGAAAACCTGTAAGCGAGTGTTGATTCATATGCTAAAGATCATGCAGGGGGTTTCGGATGTCTAG
- a CDS encoding DUF6551 family protein, with protein sequence MSSEKGGSKVALAAESKIEMLMPSMVTTDGRVNTRPIDRSWVKRKLREGFDVKRLGVPTVSQRPDGEYIWLDGQNRGSLCVAAGCGDVPINMKVFRGLSLREEAELFLGLNDNRRVQPIYKFMAEYTAGREEAVEIVEIATGLGWSVSDGGAPNSIHAVAALGAIYRSTPDRPGRTLRDVLAIIAKAWGYSPDAVNAHIITGLASVLNDAEGIDHATLVKKLSSHGGGPTSILGKGRGLREAVNCRVSEGVDQVIRGIYNAGRRGRSHRLETWNAAVARRGAVQEQL encoded by the coding sequence ATGTCTAGTGAAAAGGGCGGGTCGAAGGTGGCGCTGGCCGCCGAGTCAAAGATTGAGATGTTGATGCCGTCGATGGTGACGACAGATGGACGAGTCAATACTCGTCCTATCGATCGATCTTGGGTGAAGCGAAAGCTTCGCGAGGGATTCGACGTGAAGCGCCTTGGTGTTCCGACTGTGTCGCAACGTCCGGACGGTGAGTATATTTGGCTGGATGGACAGAATCGCGGGTCGCTATGCGTGGCTGCAGGGTGCGGTGATGTGCCGATCAACATGAAGGTCTTCCGCGGACTTTCTCTGCGAGAGGAAGCGGAACTCTTTCTCGGACTGAACGACAATCGCCGGGTTCAGCCTATTTACAAGTTCATGGCGGAATATACGGCGGGGAGGGAGGAGGCTGTGGAGATCGTTGAAATTGCAACTGGTCTCGGATGGTCGGTCTCCGATGGCGGAGCGCCGAATTCCATTCATGCCGTGGCTGCGCTCGGTGCTATTTACCGCTCCACCCCGGATCGCCCCGGGCGAACCCTGCGGGACGTTCTGGCCATCATTGCGAAAGCATGGGGGTACTCGCCGGATGCTGTCAATGCACACATCATCACCGGGCTCGCCTCGGTGTTGAACGACGCCGAGGGAATCGATCACGCGACGCTGGTCAAAAAGCTCTCTAGTCATGGTGGGGGGCCGACCAGCATCCTGGGCAAGGGGCGAGGTTTGCGTGAGGCTGTCAACTGCCGTGTCTCGGAGGGCGTTGACCAAGTCATCCGTGGCATTTACAACGCTGGTAGGCGGGGTCGGTCCCATCGATTGGAGACTTGGAACGCGGCGGTTGCCCGACGAGGAGCGGTCCAGGAACAGCTGTGA
- the serC gene encoding phosphoserine transaminase yields the protein MAQIQIPADNLPNDGRFGCGPSKVRPEALSALAATGTSLLGTSHRQAPVKNIVKRVRQGVAELFSLPEGYEVVLGNGGSTAFWDIAAFGLVREKSQHLDFGEFSSKFASSVKAAPWLAEPTVIKTAPGTHPLPVAEAGVDVYGLTHNETSTGVAMPIRRPEGADAGSLVLVDATSGAGGLPVDIRETDVYYFAPQKSFASEGGLWLATFSPAALERAAEIAGSGRYVPPFFDLPTAIDNSSKDQTYNTPSISTLFLLADQLEWLNGQGGLDWAVARTAESSSILYSWAEKSSFAQPFVAKPEERSQVVGTIDFDDSVDAAAVAKALRANGIVDTEPYRKLGRNQLRIAMFPAVDPADVEKLTGAIDYVVEHLND from the coding sequence GTGGCTCAGATTCAGATCCCCGCCGACAATCTGCCCAACGACGGCCGCTTCGGCTGCGGCCCCTCCAAGGTGCGCCCCGAGGCCCTGAGTGCCCTCGCCGCCACCGGAACCTCCCTGCTGGGCACCTCCCACCGCCAGGCCCCGGTCAAGAACATCGTCAAGCGCGTCCGCCAGGGCGTCGCCGAGCTGTTCTCGCTGCCGGAGGGCTACGAGGTCGTGCTCGGCAACGGCGGCTCCACCGCGTTCTGGGACATCGCCGCGTTCGGCCTGGTGCGCGAGAAGTCGCAGCACCTGGACTTCGGCGAGTTCTCCTCCAAGTTCGCCTCCTCCGTGAAGGCCGCCCCGTGGCTGGCCGAGCCGACGGTGATCAAGACCGCCCCGGGCACCCACCCGCTGCCGGTCGCCGAGGCGGGCGTGGACGTCTACGGCCTCACCCACAACGAGACCTCCACCGGCGTCGCGATGCCGATCCGCCGCCCCGAGGGCGCGGACGCCGGCTCGCTGGTCCTGGTCGACGCCACCTCCGGCGCCGGCGGCCTGCCGGTCGACATCCGCGAGACGGACGTCTACTACTTCGCCCCGCAGAAGTCCTTCGCCTCCGAGGGCGGCCTCTGGCTGGCCACCTTCTCGCCGGCCGCGCTGGAGCGCGCCGCGGAGATCGCCGGCTCCGGCCGGTACGTCCCGCCGTTCTTCGACCTGCCGACCGCGATCGACAACTCCTCGAAGGACCAGACGTACAACACCCCGTCCATCTCCACCCTCTTCCTGCTGGCCGACCAGCTGGAGTGGCTGAACGGCCAGGGCGGCCTGGACTGGGCGGTGGCCCGCACCGCGGAGTCCTCCTCGATCCTGTACTCCTGGGCCGAGAAGTCCTCCTTCGCGCAGCCCTTCGTGGCCAAGCCCGAGGAGCGCTCCCAGGTCGTCGGCACCATCGACTTCGACGACTCGGTCGACGCCGCCGCGGTCGCCAAGGCACTGCGTGCCAACGGCATCGTGGACACCGAGCCCTACCGCAAGCTGGGCCGCAACCAGCTGCGCATCGCGATGTTCCCGGCCGTCGACCCGGCCGACGTCGAGAAGCTCACCGGCGCCATCGACTACGTGGTCGAGCACCTGAACGACTGA
- a CDS encoding citrate synthase 2: MSDFVPGLEGVVAFESEIAEPDREGGALRYRGVDIEDLVGQVSFGHVWGLLVDGKFAPGLPAAEPFPIPVHSGDIRVDVQSALAMLAPVWGLKPLLDISAEQARDDLARAAVMALSYVAQSARGQGLPMVPQREIDKAGTIVERFMIRWRGEPDPKHVKAVDAYWTSAAEHGMNASTFTARVIASTGADVAAALSGAVGAMSGPLHGGAPSRVLGMIEEIERTGDAAAYVRKTLDKGERLMGFGHRVYRAEDPRARVLRRTAKELGAPRYEIAEALEKAALEELHNRRPDRVLATNVEFWAAIMLDFAEVPAHMFTSMFTCARTAGWSAHILEQKRTGRLVRPAARYIGPSSRKPQEIEGWDQIGG; the protein is encoded by the coding sequence ATGTCGGATTTCGTACCCGGCCTTGAGGGTGTAGTCGCCTTCGAGAGCGAGATCGCCGAACCCGACCGCGAGGGCGGGGCGCTGCGCTACCGCGGGGTGGACATCGAGGACCTGGTCGGCCAGGTCTCCTTCGGGCACGTCTGGGGCCTGCTGGTCGACGGCAAGTTCGCCCCCGGCCTGCCGGCCGCCGAGCCGTTCCCGATCCCGGTCCACTCCGGCGACATTCGGGTCGACGTGCAGTCCGCCCTCGCCATGCTCGCCCCGGTCTGGGGCCTCAAGCCGCTGCTGGACATCTCCGCCGAGCAGGCCCGCGACGACCTGGCCCGGGCCGCCGTGATGGCGCTGTCGTACGTGGCCCAGTCGGCCCGCGGCCAGGGCCTGCCGATGGTCCCGCAGCGCGAGATCGACAAGGCCGGGACGATCGTCGAGCGGTTCATGATCCGCTGGCGCGGCGAGCCGGACCCGAAGCACGTCAAGGCCGTCGACGCGTACTGGACCTCGGCCGCCGAGCACGGCATGAACGCCTCCACGTTCACCGCCCGGGTGATCGCCTCCACCGGCGCGGACGTCGCGGCGGCGCTGTCCGGCGCGGTCGGCGCGATGTCCGGCCCGCTGCACGGCGGCGCGCCCTCCCGGGTGCTCGGCATGATCGAGGAGATCGAGCGCACCGGCGACGCGGCCGCCTACGTGCGGAAGACCCTGGACAAGGGCGAGCGCCTGATGGGCTTCGGCCACCGGGTCTACCGCGCCGAGGACCCGCGCGCCCGGGTGCTGCGCCGCACCGCCAAGGAGCTCGGCGCGCCGCGCTACGAGATCGCCGAGGCGCTGGAGAAGGCCGCGCTGGAGGAGCTGCACAACCGCCGCCCGGACCGCGTCCTGGCCACCAACGTCGAGTTCTGGGCCGCCATCATGCTGGACTTCGCCGAGGTCCCGGCGCACATGTTCACCTCGATGTTCACCTGCGCCCGCACCGCCGGCTGGTCGGCGCACATCCTGGAGCAGAAGCGCACCGGCCGGCTGGTCCGCCCGGCCGCCCGCTACATCGGCCCGAGCTCCCGCAAGCCGCAGGAGATCGAGGGCTGGGACCAGATCGGCGGCTGA
- the pdxH gene encoding pyridoxamine 5'-phosphate oxidase → MREHYRHAGLAEEQLADDPYQQFTRWFHEAGEAGVAEPNAMVLSTADARGVPSARTVLLKGYDRRGFVFFTNYGSRKGTDLAANPNAALLFPWITLARQVIVAGRVEKVGRDETAAYFRTRPHGSQLGAWASEQSSPVADREVLEQRYADLAARYPEGEGVPVPPFWGGYRVVPRSVEFWQGRENRLHDRLRYVATADGWQVERLFP, encoded by the coding sequence ATGCGCGAGCACTACCGGCACGCCGGGCTGGCCGAGGAGCAGCTCGCCGACGACCCGTACCAGCAGTTCACCCGCTGGTTCCACGAGGCGGGCGAGGCGGGCGTGGCCGAGCCCAACGCGATGGTGCTCTCCACCGCCGACGCCCGGGGGGTGCCCTCCGCGCGCACCGTCCTGCTCAAGGGCTACGACCGGCGCGGCTTCGTGTTCTTCACCAACTACGGCTCCCGCAAGGGCACCGACCTGGCGGCCAACCCGAACGCCGCGCTGCTCTTCCCGTGGATCACGCTGGCCCGCCAGGTGATCGTCGCCGGCCGGGTGGAGAAGGTCGGCCGGGACGAGACCGCCGCCTACTTCCGCACCCGCCCGCACGGCTCCCAGCTCGGCGCCTGGGCCAGTGAGCAGTCCAGCCCGGTGGCCGACCGCGAGGTGCTCGAACAGCGCTACGCCGACCTCGCCGCCCGGTACCCGGAGGGCGAGGGCGTCCCCGTCCCGCCGTTCTGGGGCGGCTACCGGGTCGTCCCGCGCAGCGTGGAGTTCTGGCAGGGCCGGGAGAACCGCCTGCACGACCGGCTGCGCTACGTCGCCACCGCCGACGGCTGGCAGGTCGAGCGGCTCTTCCCCTGA
- the fxsA gene encoding FxSxx-COOH cyclophane-containing RiPP peptide has protein sequence MTTALAEDLTEPRVALERAALADLAALDAEDLTAQIARVLPDAAARQVAVAAFQSSI, from the coding sequence ATGACCACTGCCCTCGCCGAAGACCTGACCGAGCCCCGGGTCGCCCTGGAGCGCGCCGCCCTGGCCGACCTCGCCGCGCTGGACGCCGAGGACCTCACCGCCCAGATCGCCCGGGTGCTGCCGGACGCGGCGGCCCGCCAGGTGGCGGTGGCCGCGTTCCAGTCGTCCATCTGA